One part of the Prunus persica cultivar Lovell chromosome G5, Prunus_persica_NCBIv2, whole genome shotgun sequence genome encodes these proteins:
- the LOC18776797 gene encoding UDP-galactose/UDP-glucose transporter 2, translated as MKNQDQARFLFGISLSDRPRWQQFLICSSGFFFGYLVNGICEEYVYNRLQFSYGWYFTFVQGFVYIALIYLQGFTTKQIVNPWKTYVKLSAVLMGSQGLTKGSLAWLNYPAQIMFKSTKVLPVMLMGAFVPGLRRRYPIHEYISAMFLVIGLILFTLADAQTSPNFSIAGVIMISGSLVMDAFLGNLQEAIFTVNPDTSQTEMLFCSTVVGLPFLLPPMILTGELFKAWNSCYEHPYVYGVLVFEAMATYVGQVSVLSLIALFGAATTAMITTARKAVTLLLSYMIFTKPLTDQHGTGLLLIAMGIMMKMLPEHKGHGRSAVAKPGRSLKAGKSPVPNEKRSEVEEERSLV; from the exons atgaagaaccAGGATCAAGCTAGGTTCCTGTTTGGGATTTCACTCTCTGATAGGCCCAGGTGGCAACAGTTCCTCATTTGCTCTTCTGGGTTCTTCTTTGGTTACCTCGTTAATGGCATTTGCGAG GAATACGTGTATAATCGTCTCCAATTCAG CTATGGATGGTACTTCACCTTTGTACAAGGTTTTGTGTATATCGCTCTCATATACCTTCAAGGTTTCACCACCAAGCAAATTGTGAACCCATGGAAGACATATGTGAAGCTCTCGGCCGTTCTTATGGGTTCTCAAGGATTGACCAAGGGATCGTTGGCTTGGCTCAATTATCCTGCACAGATAATGTTCAAATCAACAAAG GTACTGCCTGTGATGTTGATGGGTGCGTTTGTTCCTGGATTGAGAAGGAGATACCCAATTCATGAATACATCTCAGCAATGTTTCTAGTAATTGGTTTGATCCTTTTCACCTTAGCAGATGCACAGACATCTCCCAATTTTAGCATAGCTGGTGTGATAATGATATCGGGTTCTCTAGTCATGGATGCCTTTTTGGGTAACCTGCAAGAAGCAATCTTTACCGTAAATCCGGATACCTCACAG ACAGAGATGTTGTTCTGCTCAACAGTTGTTGGTTTGCCATTTCTACTTCCACCCATGATTCTTACAGGAGAACTGTTTAAGGCCTGGAATTCTTGTTATGAG CATCCTTATGTGTACGGCGTGTTAGTGTTCGAAGCCATGGCCACATATGTTGGCCAAGTATCTGTCCTATCTCTCATTGCCCTTTTTGGAGCTGCCACCACTGCCATG ATTACAACTGCTAGAAAGGCAGTCACATTGTTGCTGTCGTATATGATATTCACAAAGCCCTTGACAGACCAGCATGGAACAGGCCTGCTGCTTATAGCCATGGGGATCATGATGAAGATGTTGCCAGAACACAAAGGCCATGGCAGAAGTGCTGTTGCCAAACCTGGAAGATCTTTGAAAGCAGGGAAGAGTCCAGTGCCGAACGAAAAAAGATCAGAAGTTGAAGAGGAAAGGTCTTTGGTGTGA
- the LOC18778039 gene encoding mucin-21, with amino-acid sequence MMTKGTKRFAVSDSNPDSAFRNKRIMAGSSCDANRAEPSQEQSIDTPVLNAHRAASSRQHVRALNTQFASWVQSQLKNHPDELWEDGLRDYLAHASNIMEKFSDVVNWLKVNAAKGENLAGAPTAEKKMVPESTNKDKYFQPKPLFAPVGTTANFASSGLYSDSQSSAGVFSNNHCSTGEYPFRQRSEGVSSNSQSSSGVFSSQSSPALWSSGVFSNSQSSTGVFSNNHSSTGELPTGQSSAGVSSNSQSSSGVLSSQISPVFSGVQSSGIFSNTQSSGVFSNSQSSAAFSKTPSFGLFSNSQSSGSSSNSQSSATFSSTPSFGLFSNSQSSGLSSNSQPPSLFGIQSSVPTKHDASDEADVENDLEQPSSPSVKKSEEKGVVLVHEVKCKLYVKSSDPADKDAWKDKGTGQLSIKCKEGVSKGTKESKPTIIVRNDVGKVQLNALLYSGIKTNLQKNSIVAIFHTMGEGDGNDGSAVARTFLIRLKTEEDRNKLATAIQEYAPAS; translated from the exons ATGATGACGAAAGGGACGAAACGTTTCGCCGTATCGGACTCCAATCCTGACTCGGCC TTCCGGAATAAAAGGATAATGGCAGGATCCTCATGTGATGCTAATAGGGCAGAGCCTTCTCAAGAGCAGTCGATAGATACACCTGTATTGAATGCACATCGGGCTGCGTCATCACGGCAGCATGTGAGAGCTCTCAACACCCAATTTGCAAG TTGGGTACAATCACAACTAAAAAATCATCCTGATGAACTTTGGGAAGATGGTCTCCGAGACTACCTAGCTCATGCTTCAAACATTATG GAAAAATTCAGTGACGTTGTTAACTGGCTTAAAGTAAATGCTGCAAAAGGAGAAAATTTGGCCGGGGCTCCAACTgctgaaaagaaaatggtgcCCGAGTCCACGAATAAGGATAAATATTTTCAGCCAAAACCCCTGTTTGCACCAGTTGGTACAACTGCTAACTTTGCAAGTTCTGGATTATACTCCGACAGCCAAAGCTCTGCAGGAGTCTTCTCCAACAACCACTGCTCCACAGGAGAATACCCTTTCCGCCAAAGGTCTGAAGGAGTATCTTCCAACAGTCAAAGCTCTTCGGGAGTATTCAGCAGCCAGAGCTCACCAGCTTTATGGAGTTCTGGAGTGTTCTCCAACAGCCAAAGTTCTACTGGAGTCTTCTCCAACAACCACAGCTCTACAGGTGAACTACCTACTGGCCAAAGTTCTGCAGGAGTATCTTCCAACAGCCAAAGCTCTTCAGGAGTACTCAGCAGCCAGATCTCCCCAGTCTTCTCCGGTGTTCAAAGCTCCGGAATATTTTCCAATACCCAAAGCTCCGGAGTATTTTCCAATAGTCAAAGTTCTGCGGCATTCTCCAAAACTCCCAGTTTTGGGTTATTCTCCAACAGTCAAAGCTCTGGATCGTCCTCCAATAGTCAAAGTTCTGCAACATTCTCCAGCACTCCCAGTTTTGGATTATTTTCCAACAGTCAAAGCTCTGGGTTGTCCTCCAACAGTCAGCCCCCTTCCTTGTTTG GAATTCAAAGTTCGGTTCCCACAAAGCATGATGCTTCAGATGAAGCAGATGTTG AAAATGACTTGGAGCAACCTAGCAGCCCATCTGTGAAAAAGTCTGAAGAAAAGGGTGTTGTCCTGGTCCATGAAGTCAAGTGCAAACTTTATGTGAAG TCAAGTGATCCAGCAGATAAAGATGCCTGGAAAGATAAAGGCACAGGGCAGCTATCTATTAAATGCAAAGAGGGTGTCAGCAAGGGTACAAaagaatcaaaaccaacaatCATTGTTCGAAATGAT GTGGGGAAAGTGCAGCTTAATGCTTTGTTATATTCAGGCATCAAGACGAATCTACAGAAGAATTCCATTGTTGCAATATTCCATACTATG GGCGAAGGTGATGGAAATGATGGTAGTGCTGTGGCGCGTACCTTCTTGATTAGGTTGAAAACAGAGGAGGATAGAAACAAACTGGCCACAGCAATCCAAGAATATGCCCCTGCATCCTGA